The Brassica napus cultivar Da-Ae chromosome C1, Da-Ae, whole genome shotgun sequence DNA segment ACATAAGTATATCTCGAGCTTAACTCATTCAtagtagatatatatatatatatatatatatatatatatagtaagatATGTAAATCTTCTAGTTGTGTATATCTCTCTTTTCTTTGTGTGAAGTTGTGTATATCTCTAATAAACTGAAAtgttatctatactattatcggagaagtgaatttgcttatttgtcatgttcacCATAGTTTTAGGTTGAATCTCtatttattttcgttatttaactaattacaaattaatattaaaagattatctcaaaataaatggaaaacctgttaaaaaaagaaaagataatttcatatctttattttatgtttatctacaccttttttcttattctttaatttttatacttaatagtatatatacacatataataattagatttatcattatactaaaatattaaaataggttcataaaaaataactaaaattttatttttatttgtttgaaaaCTTAATATGTCATGccatttttctaaattattaaatttattttagtattaaaatacaacaaagaAGTATATAAGCAACactaaatttgatttatatttgtttgttaacatgattttttgtcgctgtattttcatttttattcttattattgtaagaataaaatttattttttatttaagtaaaaaaattaatatttatccgttttttatttatatatatattattggaaatggaattatatttttttaaaaaaattcatattatcTGCCtccaaaatagaatattttccaaatactaattttatttacaacaagtaccttatatttatataattttaaaatttactctatttaaattttttattttcaagaaTTCACATAACTATaactttgtttaaattaaaatatatttaaaagactattatgtaaagaaaaatgtgattctatttttttaaataaaacctgTATTTTCCAAAATGATTTGTTTTAGCTATAATTATTAAAGTGTGAAAGTTAAAAGAccttttgaaaatgaaaaaatatgattttataataaaagtactattttataggaaaattacaatttatattttaaaggaaaaaCAGAGATTGACTACAGCATATAGATATTtcacaatataattatacatatatcaatagttttatttacattgaaaagttattttattatatattacatattaGTGTTTTGTTTGTCCACAAGGTTGGTCTGTTTGAATGCTTATTCATTTATTATGGGATGTATTtcacaatataattatacatatatcaatagttttatttactttgattaatataatatgtaaatttGGGTTCATTTTAACATTcttgtgattttgatttattttgagattttgtagGTTTTGGTAATTCCAAAAATTTGGTTTAATAACATCACtttatataaatagttatatatttgtttatttaatttgataattgtttataaattaatataataaaaactggTTAAAGATAGCaacatatttcaaaataaaaatattaatattgttatcccaaaatatttttttaatcaataaaagtgaaaattaagaaattggaagattcataaaatagtataaattttttatcaacttaaaataatataaatttatttttaatttataaatagtaaatttattaataagtatctatacaaaatttgcccgtaaaaaaattatatccgCATGTGCGagcaaaacacctagtattacaatatttttcttattatattgaACAACTAGCGGGTATCGTATGGTTTCGTCATATTTTCACTAATTCAAAAACGTTAGCTCAAATCTCATCATCTTTttggaaaaatatgttttgattaatgatCGGatcacttttctttttttcctattttttatctTAGATGAAAGTAGTGAGTTTACTTATCTTATATGTGTAATTATGAAATGTAAAATTCAGAATTCCCCGGATCAACGGCTGTGAAAGAAGCTGCCTCTAGCTTCGGAGCTGGCTATGTCTCCGGACCAGTCACGTTCATATTCGAGAAGGTATGTGTGTTCCTTCCAGAGGAGGTTAAGACACGGGAAGTACCTGTGGAGGAAGTGAAGGCCGAAGAACCGGCCAAAACTGAAGAACCGGTCAAAACCGAAGAAACAAGTGgcgagaaggagaaggagattgTTGAAGAGACTAAGAAAGAAGAGACCGTTGCAACCGCGGTCGTTGAGGAGAAGAAACCTGAAGTAgaaaaggaggaggagaagaagcctGTGGTCGAAGAAGTGAAAAAGGAAGAAGCTGCTCCAGCTCCAGCGGTGGTTGAAACTCCGGTTACGGCACCAGAAACAACGACACCAGCGCCAGTGGCTGAACCACCAAAGCCTTGATTCGTTTCAAGATGGTATGATTGCCTTCTCTTGTATGAAAACATCTTTGtacgtaacaaaaaaaaaaaaaaaaactgaaaggaaccaaaaaaacttattttcattctttttattttatatggtttgtcTTTGTGTGGATAAATCTTGTTTTGGAAGTCgttaatgtgtttttattttatttgtattcatgtgaatttgtaacaaaatattGGTGGATGTTTTTTGTGTATAATTATTTGTATGTTTCGACCAAGCTTATCCGATTCAACCCATTCGGACATGTCTTCCAATCACTTTAAAGTACTTGTTGAATAGGTCTCTTCAATTTTGTTTTACTTGTTCATGGAACATCAAAATGACGTTATTGTTATGAAAGATTAGCCGCAAacgttgaaaaatataaaagatatggggcccgctgcactatttgcacagtgaatttctcttctatataaacgatcgtttcgATCGATTGTAATTACAccattccttcttcttctaataacacatcctctcttgctatcagtgttatcttctcatacgggtataaaattttgcccttatttaaatttcttcgatacaataaaattctagtttttttataacacgttatcagcacgatcactctgcgattcggtaaaatttatttgtatcatttataccctgttataatggtcggtataccgcctctactattttttatatatcatgttataatggccggaataccgcctatattatttactagtaatttaatttatttattggtcggcagAGCCGCctcatattctgtttattatttattggtcggctgagccgccttatattctgtttattattaattggtcggccgagccgccgtataatttatttattactctgcattgatcggctgagccgtcgcatgattttattgtcatatttttttacttttatgaaattttatagatttgattgaccgtttaatgcgatattttcagactgatttttagtgcactcgatttaaccccaacagtcacaaagatttttttttcaaaaatttcccctttctccaacggttatgaacagtgtttttcatctataaatacaactcattttcactccatttcatcatccaaaacatttcatcttctctcaaaaaatttcaaatcgctctcctccgatttttcatttcaagaaagatgattcgcgcacttttgtttttatgtgccatttttatttgtgtttctatttatggtttattcgttggagaatttactccgagtgaatttaagatgaatatcggtttaattttctttacatcgcttctccttgtaattgcttgtatgattaatgtaaacggtttttaaattatgaagttctaataaaattattattttgtgttttagaaattcaaatggcaaacatcgagaaactccagttcccggctctgaaagtaaccggcgaaaattatgtcagatgggtcacaaatgtgaaaccttatcttgtaataaaaaagataactgAAACGATAgaagtcggtaacaaatcgccacccgagcatatagccgaagcgattatcttcctgaagaagcatttagatgagaatctaactcacgactatggagacgttgaggacccagccgtactatggcaagccttgaaagataggttcgataatcaaaaggaaatcaatctccctcacgctcttgaagagtggaaaaccctgaggtttcaggatttccaaagggttagagattacaattccactatcttgaggatagttgcacaattaaaatattgtggtaaccctgtcaccgaagcagaaatgcttgacaagacatataatactttccacaaagaacacaacgtcttatcccgaatttacagaaaatgtgggtacaccaaattttctgaattgatggtaacactcatgttggctgaaaagaacgatgagttactaatcaaaaaccataattcccgacctacgggagccaaggcatttcctgaagtgaatgctacggcggtagaatattcgggaaggagaaaccagaccaaccgaggtcgtggtcggcgtttcaacaacaaacgtggaaagccttactatcctaaaagtattagatctaacaaatgggttagatctgaacaacctcctaaaggcaaagaaaccgaagaggataccacaaagaaaagtgagactgtatgttacagatgtggatgtaagggacattggtcccgtacctgtcgtactcccccacatttgtgcaagttatatcaagagtccataaaaggaaaggctaaagaggtgaacctcacagaaaatgttgaagggacttcataccttgaatcctccgacttcgctaatgagctggactagattactcctgaagagaatcgaaatgcctatgataagagtattgaatagttttcagtattaccatgtataattattatatttcatgttttaaacaaataatgatgtttttaacatcatcttattgtataattattatgtgtttccttatatgaatgaattttatgtttttcttttatttatatttatgacaatttcagaaatggatcagaatgctaatgaagcaaaatccaagaaacggattcgtgaaatatgcataccagatagtggaacaacgcacactattctgagacaaaagagatatttctctgatataaaaccaacaagaattgtcgtcaatacaatatcaggtcctgcagacgtgattgaaggaactggtaaagcaaactttactttaccgaatggaacaaaattttccataaataatgctctatattctccaagttctaaaaggaatttgttgagttttaaagacatatatcttcacggatatgatactcagtctgcaactgaggatggaaagaaatacatgtatgtaacttctgagaaatgtggcagaaaacacatattggaaaagtttccagagcttccttcggggttacatcatacttatatcgatgagatcgaatcaaatcttgtagtagaacggaacccagaagagttcacgttatggcatgatcgccttggccacccaggaactacaatgatgcgtaaaatcatagaaagttcacatggtcatccactgaaaatccaggagatttctcaagggaataaaatgacatgtgttgcatgttctctaggaaaattgatcgtaaggccatcgccaaccaaaatcgataaagaatcaccaaagttccttgaaagaattcaaggcgatatatgtggacctatacacccaccttgtggaccattccactattttatggtattaattgacgcatccagtagatggtcacacgtttgtctattatcatctcgaaatgtggcatttgcgagatttctaactcagataatcaaactgcgagcacagtttcctgattatactattaaaagagttagactagacaacgctggtgaattcacatcccaagcattcaatgactattgtatggtaatgggaattgaagttgaacattcggttgctcatgttcatacgcaaaatggtttggctgaatctttaattaagcgtctgcaattgattgcaagaccattgatcatgagatcaaaacttccaacctctgtatggggacatgccattttgcatgcagaagcactcattcggatcagaccgagtgcataccataagtattccccactacaattagcgtttggtcgagaaccaaacatttcccactttagaatctttggttgtgcggtatatgtgcctgtagcaccaccacaacgtacaaagatgggaccacaaagaagattgggaatatatgttggttttgattccccatcaattataagatacctagaaccacagactggtgacgtctttacagcacgttttgctgattgtcattttgacgaaaatgtattcccagttctagggggagaaaacaaaaatgttggaagtgatataaaatggagtgtaccatcattgttatatcttgatcctcctactaaagagtcagaactagaagttcgacgaattatgcatttacagagtatagctaaccagctacctgatgcatttgtagataccaagacggtaactaaatctcatataccagctgcaaatgctcctgctcgtatcaaaatgccaaatgaacaagaaaaggaggatgacacacgagagccaaaaacacgcctgaagcgtggtagacctgttggttctaaggataagaatcctaggaaacaaaagaaagctgaaatatatgatgcacccaaaatagcagaaaatattttggaagaaataaatgataaggattctgatgaatcagagcatcatgaatcagagcatcatgaatcgaaagataatcatgagatttctattaattacatccataataaaaggatatggaatagaaatgaacaaaatgaccttgatgatgctttctcatatattgtgtcaagtgaaataaatgaagaaatcgatgatccagaaccaaaatctgtctatgaatgtcaaaagagacatgattgggaacaatggaaaaatgcaatacaagctgaacttgattcgcttaataaacgaaaagtatttggatctattgtgctcacacctgcagatgtgagaccagttgggtacaaatgggttttcgttcgaaagcgaaatgagaaaaatgagattacgagatacaaagctcgtctagtggctcaaggtttttctcaaagacctggaatcgattatgaagaaacgtattctccagttatggatgccattacatttagattcctgatgagtctagcagctgataaaaatctagagatgcgtctcatggatgttgttacagcttatctatatggatcattagatactgatatctacatgaaagttcctgatggatttaaaatgccagaagcattaagttccaaacctaaagagttatgtgcaataaaattgcaaagatcattatatgggttaaagcaatctggacgtatgtggtataatcgtctcagtgatcatttaacaaaagaaggatatgtgaatgatcctatatgcccatgtgttttcatcaagaaaacaatatccggatttgtaataatcgcggtatatgttgatgatcttaacattatcggaactcaaaaagaaatacaaaaggcatcagactatctcaaaggagaatttgagatgaaagatcttggacagacacaatattgtcttggcctacaaatagaacattcacaaaatggtatatttgtgcatcaatccacatacactaaaagagtgttgaaacgatttaacatggataaatcaactcctcttagcaccccgatggtcgttaggtcacttaatattgaaagtgatccatttagaccacctgaggagaaagaagagatacttggtccggaagtaccatatctaagtgcaattggagcgctgatgtaccttgcaaattgtacacggcctgatatatcatttgctgtgaatcttttggcaagattcagctcatctccaactcgaagacattggaatgggattaaacatgtttttcgttacctccaagggaccattgatttgggcttattttatcctaaaagttcaaaaggtcaaatggttggttttgcagatgcaggatatctttcagatccacacaaagcccgatcgcaaacaggatacgtttttacgatcggaggcactgctatatcttggcgttcccagaaacaaacgctcgtggctacttcttcaaatcatgctgagatcattgcactccatgaagcaagtagagaatgtgtatggctgagatcaatgagccgacacatctgttcaagcagcggaattggcgaaaatacggagccaactattttatatgaagataatgcagcatgtgttgctcaaacaaaggacggatatatcaaaagcgatagaacgaagcatattcatccgaagttcttctcatacactcaagagctcgtaaagaagaaagagattgaaataagatatgtccaatcatgcgacaatgcagctgacctcttcacaaaatcacttccgacttcagtattcaaaaaaacatgttcgtaacattggaatgcgtcatcagaaggatctatgactgctcattcgagggggagcttacgtagttgtactctttttaccttactatggtttttcccattgggttttcctagaaaggtttttaacgaggcaacatagacgttaagcgagagtggatggtgacaccggtccccaagggggagtgttatgaaagaTTAGCCGCAAacgttgaaaaatataaaagatatggggcccgctgcactatttgcacagtgaatttctcttctatataaacgatcgtttcgATCGATTGTAATTACAccattccttcttcttctaataacacatcctctcttgctatcagtgttatcttctcatacgggtataaaattttgcccttatttaaatttcttcgatacaataaaattctagtttttttataaCAGTTATCTTATTTACTTGCACAATTTGTTAATGTTTTCTCGTCAATGATATTACTGTCAAGGTTCATGGAACATTAACAAATCTCATAAGAAAACAAAGTTACGTTAGACAAATTAAAACGAGGGGAGATAAGATCACGTCGCTTCTATATTATAAGTCCATGGATCTATTTGcacatatttttgtataacGTTAGGTTTGCTTTACCTATAAACGGGATTCTCTAATCGACAACCATTTGTGAAAATTTCCATTATTTTTGTTAGTATAACTTGAAATATTTTATGGATGAAACTGATTGTGATGGGTTTAGGTGCACGTGAAATTTGATTTGTCTAACAGAAAGAGGAGGGCACATCGGATTTATTTAAGATTGTTGATACGTGCAAGTAACTAGGAACCTAAATTGCAGAccaagaaacatatatataatatgcaaCAAAAGTTCTAATTTCTTAATTCAAATGAAGTGGTAAGCAACTTATCTCCTAATCACACTATCTTCTCTAAAATATATTCGCTCTTTTCTTTAAGAAAACAGTAGCGTAATATTCCACTATACCCACGGTAGGCCTAATAAGAAATCAaatcattttagaattttagaATTTAGTGATGTTCTTGGTTTTGACTGACCAATTCAATCCTTTCTTTATAGTTTTCCAAACCCGGTCCATCTTTGCCACTAATAGTTCAATATATTAGGTTGGATACATATGCTCTCATCGATCTATATACTAAAACAACGGGTTAGCTTTCCGACCGTCCAAATACATAGCCGTATCTTGAAGTTGAAATATAATGTCTTGCTAGATTCTGAcgggtatattttttggttttttttgttttttttttctgaaaaattta contains these protein-coding regions:
- the LOC106376470 gene encoding plasma membrane-associated cation-binding protein 1 gives rise to the protein MGYWNSKVVPRFKKIFEKNSAKKAAAAEACKTFDESKETINKEIEEKKTELQPKVVETYEATSAEVKALVRDPKEAGLKKNSAAVLKYLEALVGIEFPGSTAVKEAASSFGAGYVSGPVTFIFEKVCVFLPEEVKTREVPVEEVKAEEPAKTEEPVKTEETSGEKEKEIVEETKKEETVATAVVEEKKPEVEKEEEKKPVVEEVKKEEAAPAPAVVETPVTAPETTTPAPVAEPPKP
- the LOC125580659 gene encoding uncharacterized protein LOC125580659; translated protein: MANIEKLQFPALKVTGENYVRWVTNVKPYLVIKKITETIEVGNKSPPEHIAEAIIFLKKHLDENLTHDYGDVEDPAVLWQALKDRFDNQKEINLPHALEEWKTLRFQDFQRVRDYNSTILRIVAQLKYCGNPVTEAEMLDKTYNTFHKEHNVLSRIYRKCGYTKFSELMVTLMLAEKNDELLIKNHNSRPTGAKAFPEVNATAVEYSGRRNQTNRGRGRRFNNKRGKPYYPKSIRSNKWVRSEQPPKGKETEEDTTKKSETVCYRCGCKGHWSRTCRTPPHLCKLYQESIKGKAKEVNLTENVEGTSYLESSDFANELD